The sequence GGCGGTGGTGACCCGCCGGTCCCCGCCCCGGACGGTCGGGAAGGCGGCGACCAGGTTCTCCTCGGTGGCCCCGGCGTTCCGGAGCGCGACGGAGACCGCGCCACCCACCCGGGCCAGCCCGGCGAGCAGGTGCTCGGTCGAGGTGTACTCGTCGCCCAGCGGCCGGGCGATCTGCTCGGCGGCGCCGATGGCGTTGACGAACTCGCGGGCCAGGGTGGGCTCGGCGATGCTGGAGCCGTGCGCGGCGGGCAGGGAATCGACCGAACGCTGGGCGACCCGGCGCAGCTCGGCCGGATCGGCCCCGACGGCGCGCAGCAGGCCGGCAGCGGTCGAGCCCTCGGTGTCCAGCAGCGACAGCAGCAGGTGCCAGGGCTCCACGGTGGCGTGACCGCGCTGGTTCGCCAGCGCGACGGCACCGGTGATGGTCTCGCGGCTCTTGGTGGTGAGGCGTTCCGTGTTCATGGGCTCCCCCGGATCGGCGTGTCCACTGGGAAACGACACAACCAGAGTTGAGCCTATTCCGCTCAACTCCAACGGTGTGAGCTGGATCACTGATGCCCGTCGCAGAACTGCCGACGTTCAGTCGCGGAGCAGGGCCACCCTGATCCAGCGGCGGGCGCCGGGCGGGCCGACGGCGAGGATGACCTCGTCCGGGGCCCGGGCCACGAGCGTGCCGTCGTCGAGCAGGTGGAGGTAGTGCTCGGGGCCGATGGGCCAGCTGACCCGCTCGTATCGGCCGTCGGCCACCACGCCCACACCGTCCGGCCCGGTCACCGCCACCCGCCCGGCGCCCACCGGCGCCACCGAGCTCACCATTTCGGGGTGGCCGTCGGCCCGCAACTGCTGCCAATTGCCCCGATAAACCCAGAGCGCCGGGAAGGTCGTCCGGTCCGGCCGCTCCCCGATCAGCCAGATCTCGCCGTCGGGCGCGGACGTCACGCGCAGCACGCCCACCTCGCCGTCGGGCGCCGGCAACGGGCTCCGCTGCCAGCTCCGTCCCTGGTCCGTCGAGACCGCGGCGTACGGCCGCCCGTCAGCCGCGCCAGCCGCCACGAGCAGGTCTCCCGCCTCGCGCACCGTGTTCACCATTGGCAGCCCGGGCTGGACCGGCAACGGGCGCAGCCGGCGGCCGTCCCAGCGGGCCACCTTGCCGCTCTCCTCGGCCACCTGGAACCGGCCGCGAGCGCCCACCAGCACCGGTGGCGGCACGACTCCGGGGTGGTGGGTGAAGGTGACGCCGCCGTCGGTCGAGGCGTACCAGCCGAACGGTTCGGCGGTGAGCACCAGCAGACCCTGCGGGGCGTCGAGCTGGTGGTTGTCCGCGACCGGCCGGGGATGCGGCAACGCCTGCCAGGACCGGCCACCGTCCCGGGTGGCGTAGAGCAGTGCCGGGCAGTCCCGGCCGGGCGGCCGGTCGTCGCAGGCGGCAAAGAGCGCGTACGCCCGCTCCGCGTCGACGAACTCGATGAACGGCGGGTCGTACCGGTCGGAAACGGCGACCCGGACGATGCGTACCTCGTGGACGTCGGCGGGCGGCGGCCCGGCCGGCGTGGTGGCGACCGGCTCGGGCGACGCGGACGCCCGGTCCGGCGGCGGGCGCCGGATGTCCCCGATCGAGCAGGCCAGCAGCACGGGCAACGCCAGCAACAGTGCCGTCATGCGGCCCGGTCGCCCGTTCAATCCACCTCCAACGCAGAGTACCCTCGCCCGGGTGCGAGTACGTGTTGAACAGACTGCCCTACCGGGGATCGGCGTACGTCACGATATGGTGACGGAATCCGGACGCCGGCTCGGCGTGGTCTCCCACCGCAACGGCCGTCGTGATCTGGTCCTCTACGATCCGGACGATCCGGACGCCTGCCAGGCAGACATACCCCTCACCGACGACGAGGCGGAGGCGCTCGCCGACATCCTCGGCGCGTCCCTGATGCTCAGCCAGCTCTCCGGGCTGCGCGAGCAGGCCGCCGGGCTGCTCACCGAGCAGATCCTCATCCCGGCCGGCACCAAGTACGTCAACCGGCGACTGGGTGACACCAAGGCGCGTACCCGCACCGGCGCGTCGATCGTCGCGGTGCTGCGCCAGGGCGAGGTGATCGTCTCGCCGGAGCCCACCTTCCGCTTCGCCGCCGGTGACGTGGTGGTCGTGGTCGGCACCCGGCAGGGCCTCGACGGGGTGAGCGCGATCCTTGCCGAAGCGGACCCGGACGGCTGAGGCGCGGATGCACGAATCTACGACTCTGCTCGTCGAGGTCGGCGCGCTGCTGCTCCTGCTCGGCCTGCTCGGCCGGCTCAGCCGGCGCTTCGGCGTCTCGCCCATCCCCCTCTATCTGCTCGCCGGCATCGCCTTCGGTACGGGCGGCCTGCTGCCGCTCAACGCCAGTGAGGAGTTCTTCGCCATCGGGGCGGAGATCGGCGTCATCCTGCTGCTGGTCATGCTGGGCCTGGAATACAGCGCCAGCGAACTGGTGGGCAACCTTCGTTCGGCGGCCCCGGCCGGCCTGATCGACGCCCTGCTCAACGCGCTGCCCGGCTTCGCCTTCGCGCTGCTGCTCGGCTGGGGCTGGCTCGCCGCCGTGGTGCTCGGCGGCGTCACCTGGGTCTCCTCGTCCGGGGTGATCGCCAAGGTCCTCGGCGACCTCGGCCGGGTCGGTAACCGGGAGACCCCGGTGATCCTCTCCGTCCTGGTGATCGAGGACCTGGCAATGGCCCTCTACCTGCCGCTGCTCACCGCGCTGCTCGCCGGGATCGGGCTGATCAAGGGCGGCATGGCGCTCGCCGTCGCGGTGCTCACCGTGTTCGTCGTGCTGTTCGTCGCCATCCGGTACGGCCACCTGATCTCCACGGCGCTCTCCGCGAAGGACCCCGAGGCGCTGCTGCTCGGGGTGCTCGGCCTGACCCTGCTGGTCGCCGGCGTCGCGGCCAAGCTCCAGGTCTCCGCCGCGGTCGGTGCGTTCCTGGTCGGCATCGCCCTCTCCGGCCCGGTGGCGCACCACGCCACCGAGTTGCTGTCGCCGCTGCGGGATCTCTTCGCCGCGGTCTTCTTCGTGTTCTTCGGGCTGGTCACCGACCCGAGGGACATGCCCCCGGTGCTGCTGCCGGCGCTGGCGCTGGCCGTGCTGACCATGGGCACGAAGCTGCTCACCGGCTACCTGGCCGCCCGGCGGGCCGGAATCGCCGAGCCCGGTCGCTGGCGGGCCGGTTTCGCGCTCACCCCGCGCGGCGAGTTCTCCATCGTCATCGCGGGGCTCGCCGTCGCCGCCGCGCAGCCGGTGGAGCCCAAGCTGGCCGGGCTCGCCACGGCGTACGTGCTGATCACCGTGGTGACCGGGCCGCTGCTGGCCCGGCTGCCCGACATGCCCTGGTTCAAGCGCTGGTTGCGCCAGCGGGCCGCCGCCCGGCCGCCCGCACCGGTGCCGGCCACCGATTGAGTCCGTCGGGCCGGGTCGGCCTAATGGTCGACCCGGCTCGGCCAACGGTTGCCGAAATGGTTCCGGGAAGATCTACCGCCGGCACGCGGAACCGGGTTAGCGTGTCGCCCCAGCAGCCAGGATCCGCGGGTGGCTGATGCCCCCCGCCAGCGGAAACGGAAGGGTTGGCCGGTGAGCGTGCAGGAAGAGACGTTCCGCGGCTTCGCCAACCCTGTCGACCCGTCGCCGGCCGAGCTGCGGGCGTGGGCGTACCAGCCGGATTCCGTACCGCTGACCTCAATGCCCCCGGACTGGGACCTCCTGGTCTCCGGTGACCACCTGGTCGGGACACTCTTCGACCTGGCCATGGACCGGTCCTGCCCGGCCCGCCGCTTCGCCCTGCACTGCCTCTACATCTACGCCGCCGACGGCATCCGGACGAACTTCCGGGCCCACCCGAAGCGCCGCTTCCGCAAGCTGGTCGAGCAGGCCGAGCGCACCGGCGACGAGCTGATGCGCAACTGGGCGCACAACAGCCGGATGCTGCTCGCCCGGCCGGACCTCTTCGTCTACCGCGACTGGTGCGAGGGCGGCCTGGTCCGGGAGAATCGCCGGCTCTAGCCCGCTGCGCCGCTATCCCGTTCGTCGGCGCGATGGGCGTCGCTGCCGCGCTCACCGTCGTGGCCGTCGTGTTCGCCGCACCCCACCGGGTGCCGGTTGCAGCGTGAACGGCGAACGGGCCGGCGTCCCCATGCGGCATCACCCCATCCCGGCCCGCACGTCTCTCGACGGCGAACGGGCCGGGATCCCCCGTGGATCCCGGCCCGTTCGTCGACGGATCGTCAGCTCGGCGATCCGCCCTGCCTCCGGCGCCGTTCGTCAACCCTGGCCTGGTCTATGCCGTGGTCCAACTGGTCAGCGAAGCGGCCTTCTTTGATCTTGTCGGTGAAGCTGCCCTCGCTGACCCGATCGAATCGCTCACGGATGTTCGCGGCCACCTTCTCCAGCCGGTCCTCCGCCTCCTGCGCCACCCTCTTCGCCGATTCCGCCATGGCTCCCCCTGCCAAGTTCGGAGTCCGGATTGAGCTGGTTGGACCTGATTCACAGGTTAGTGGACGCGCCCCTCCGGCACCCTCGTTTCCCTCACCCCGGCCCTCGCGATCGTCAGTGGAACGCCATGTGTGTCCCCGGGCGCCCGAGACACACATGGTGTTCCACTCACCGTGCGGCAGCCGCGGCGCGGGCAGGGCCAGCACGCGGCGCGGGCACGAAACGGCGGGAGAGGTGGAAGTACCGAAGGGCCGACGCGGCGGGAAGGTGAAAGCACGCGAGTGGCCGACGCGGCGGGAAGGTGGGATTACGCGCGAAGGGCCGGCGCGGCCCGGGGTCAGGGCGCGCGCCGGCCCGCGTCAGGAGGGGCGGCGATG comes from Micromonospora viridifaciens and encodes:
- a CDS encoding cation:proton antiporter translates to MHESTTLLVEVGALLLLLGLLGRLSRRFGVSPIPLYLLAGIAFGTGGLLPLNASEEFFAIGAEIGVILLLVMLGLEYSASELVGNLRSAAPAGLIDALLNALPGFAFALLLGWGWLAAVVLGGVTWVSSSGVIAKVLGDLGRVGNRETPVILSVLVIEDLAMALYLPLLTALLAGIGLIKGGMALAVAVLTVFVVLFVAIRYGHLISTALSAKDPEALLLGVLGLTLLVAGVAAKLQVSAAVGAFLVGIALSGPVAHHATELLSPLRDLFAAVFFVFFGLVTDPRDMPPVLLPALALAVLTMGTKLLTGYLAARRAGIAEPGRWRAGFALTPRGEFSIVIAGLAVAAAQPVEPKLAGLATAYVLITVVTGPLLARLPDMPWFKRWLRQRAAARPPAPVPATD
- a CDS encoding cation:proton antiporter regulatory subunit, whose product is MRVRVEQTALPGIGVRHDMVTESGRRLGVVSHRNGRRDLVLYDPDDPDACQADIPLTDDEAEALADILGASLMLSQLSGLREQAAGLLTEQILIPAGTKYVNRRLGDTKARTRTGASIVAVLRQGEVIVSPEPTFRFAAGDVVVVVGTRQGLDGVSAILAEADPDG
- a CDS encoding beta propeller repeat protein, whose amino-acid sequence is MTALLLALPVLLACSIGDIRRPPPDRASASPEPVATTPAGPPPADVHEVRIVRVAVSDRYDPPFIEFVDAERAYALFAACDDRPPGRDCPALLYATRDGGRSWQALPHPRPVADNHQLDAPQGLLVLTAEPFGWYASTDGGVTFTHHPGVVPPPVLVGARGRFQVAEESGKVARWDGRRLRPLPVQPGLPMVNTVREAGDLLVAAGAADGRPYAAVSTDQGRSWQRSPLPAPDGEVGVLRVTSAPDGEIWLIGERPDRTTFPALWVYRGNWQQLRADGHPEMVSSVAPVGAGRVAVTGPDGVGVVADGRYERVSWPIGPEHYLHLLDDGTLVARAPDEVILAVGPPGARRWIRVALLRD